From Arcticibacter tournemirensis, one genomic window encodes:
- a CDS encoding BlaI/MecI/CopY family transcriptional regulator has product MGMKELTKAEEQIMQILWQLEKGFVKDVIDELPEPKPAYNTVSTIIRILETKGFVDHEAFGKSHQYYPLVSKEQYKSFATEKLLTNYFSNSVEKMFSFFVKKEKIDLHEADEILKLIKNLKNKKP; this is encoded by the coding sequence ATGGGAATGAAAGAATTAACAAAAGCTGAAGAACAAATTATGCAGATACTATGGCAACTCGAAAAAGGATTTGTAAAAGATGTGATTGATGAACTTCCCGAGCCCAAGCCTGCCTATAATACTGTCTCCACAATTATCAGGATATTGGAAACAAAGGGTTTTGTTGACCACGAAGCCTTTGGGAAAAGCCACCAGTATTACCCCCTGGTAAGCAAGGAGCAATATAAAAGCTTCGCAACAGAAAAGCTACTTACCAATTACTTCAGTAATTCGGTGGAGAAGATGTTCTCTTTCTTTGTAAAGAAGGAAAAGATAGACCTGCACGAAGCAGATGAGATATTAAAACTAATAAAAAACCTAAAAAATAAAAAGCCATGA
- a CDS encoding succinate dehydrogenase/fumarate reductase iron-sulfur subunit, translating to MSGNMNLTLKVWRQKNASDKGGFVTYKADDISPDMSFLEMLDIVNERLVKEKADPIHFDHDCREGICGACSLYINGRPHGPKQAITTCQLHMRSFSDGETITIEPWRAVAFPIIKDLAVDRSAFDRIQEAGGFVSVNTGGVPDANEIAIPKPVADEAMNSATCIQCGACVAACKNASAALFVSAKISQFALLPQGQPERYRRVQAMVAQMDAEGFGSCTNTGACEIECPKEISLTNINRMRRDYFTAGFFKEEEIH from the coding sequence ATGAGCGGAAACATGAATTTAACCTTGAAAGTCTGGAGACAGAAGAATGCCAGCGATAAGGGCGGATTTGTAACATATAAAGCAGATGACATATCACCTGATATGTCGTTCCTGGAGATGCTGGACATAGTGAACGAGCGTCTTGTGAAGGAAAAGGCTGATCCTATTCATTTTGACCACGACTGTCGTGAAGGAATTTGCGGAGCGTGTTCTTTGTATATTAATGGCCGTCCTCATGGTCCGAAACAAGCAATTACGACCTGTCAGCTTCACATGCGCAGTTTCAGCGACGGCGAAACCATTACTATTGAACCTTGGCGTGCAGTAGCTTTTCCTATCATCAAGGATTTGGCTGTTGATCGTTCTGCGTTCGACCGTATCCAGGAAGCCGGTGGGTTTGTGTCGGTAAACACAGGAGGTGTACCTGATGCTAATGAGATTGCTATTCCTAAGCCGGTAGCAGACGAAGCAATGAATTCAGCAACATGTATCCAATGTGGTGCTTGTGTTGCAGCATGTAAGAATGCATCGGCCGCGTTATTCGTATCGGCGAAGATCTCGCAGTTTGCGTTACTTCCTCAGGGCCAGCCTGAAAGGTATCGTCGCGTTCAAGCGATGGTTGCGCAGATGGACGCAGAAGGCTTTGGTAGCTGTACGAATACAGGTGCTTGCGAAATAGAATGTCCGAAAGAGATTTCTTTAACAAATATTAACAGGATGAGGCGGGATTATTTTACTGCCGGATTTTTTAAAGAAGAAGAAATTCACTAA
- a CDS encoding M56 family metallopeptidase — MTWFGYLLQTNIYLIILYAFYFLFLRNETFFKLNRVYLISSGILAFLIPLTDAEWVRTFFVNEKVYQAADSLNVLYFTANTDPTVEQTSVNWLLITYLTGLTIFLSRFIIRFLQVCRQRPDQGHQPYSFFGRIVVPDDLPDRHSILKHEVVHVRQLHSADVVLFEVISIINWFNPIVYVYKKAVKLIHEFIADEAAAKTKADKSEYSLLLLSTAFGVSPSGLSNNFYNESLLKLRIRMLHKSKSHRIALIKYGLSVPLFLCMLIFSSATIDRYNSLEKITNKISEINVVSASEAGTSIISSAKKILGDTTTNDSTKKLGGAPLKYLYSYVARNIIYPSKARFNNVQGDVVSSFKITSSGSLADINIVRGLGSGIDEEVLRTLKKINNMDPAVAGKYYFRISFSLEGTGTGAKETPITIPDGYKELSSIMIVGSPKRLPSTSPSPGKAVEDDAVHDFASIDVMPNFPGGMDAFYAYVSKNYKYPEEARKNNIKGRLIVSFIVEKDGSLEDIRLLRDLGYGTGEEAIRMLENTPKWNPGMQDGHPIRVQYTLPILVNLTREQALTFRHNSLPNALYIIDGVEKPSFDLQSLKPSEIQSISVLKDKQATDKYGDKGKNGVIIITTKKKAN; from the coding sequence ATGACATGGTTCGGTTATCTCCTTCAAACTAACATTTATCTGATCATCCTGTATGCGTTCTATTTTTTATTCCTTAGGAACGAAACCTTTTTTAAGCTTAACAGGGTATATCTTATCAGCTCCGGCATCCTCGCTTTCTTAATACCGCTGACGGATGCGGAGTGGGTGCGCACGTTTTTCGTAAACGAAAAGGTGTACCAGGCAGCCGACTCGCTCAATGTCTTGTATTTCACGGCCAATACTGACCCGACCGTCGAGCAGACCAGCGTCAACTGGCTTTTGATCACTTACCTGACCGGTTTAACTATATTCTTATCACGTTTTATTATCCGCTTTTTACAGGTTTGCCGGCAACGGCCTGACCAGGGGCACCAACCTTACTCATTTTTTGGTCGTATTGTAGTTCCGGATGACCTGCCCGACCGGCATTCCATTCTAAAACATGAAGTAGTGCATGTGCGCCAGTTACATTCAGCAGACGTAGTACTTTTCGAGGTAATTTCCATAATTAACTGGTTCAACCCGATCGTATATGTATATAAAAAAGCGGTGAAGCTTATTCACGAATTTATTGCCGATGAAGCAGCGGCAAAAACTAAAGCTGACAAATCGGAATATTCATTACTGCTTCTGAGCACTGCATTTGGTGTGTCGCCTTCAGGTCTTTCTAATAACTTTTATAACGAATCGCTGTTAAAACTGAGAATTCGTATGCTTCACAAATCTAAATCGCACAGGATCGCCCTGATAAAATACGGTCTCTCCGTTCCGCTTTTCCTTTGCATGCTAATTTTTTCGTCGGCAACAATCGACAGATATAATTCTCTGGAAAAGATAACAAATAAGATCAGCGAAATAAATGTCGTTTCCGCCAGCGAAGCTGGAACTTCCATAATTAGCTCGGCTAAGAAGATATTAGGAGACACCACGACTAACGACAGCACCAAAAAGCTGGGAGGCGCTCCGCTTAAATACTTATATAGTTATGTAGCCAGGAATATCATTTATCCCTCTAAAGCACGGTTTAACAACGTCCAGGGGGATGTGGTAAGTTCATTTAAAATCACTTCCTCCGGCAGCCTTGCAGACATAAACATAGTCCGCGGCCTCGGTAGTGGGATTGATGAAGAAGTGTTAAGGACCTTAAAAAAGATCAATAACATGGACCCGGCAGTAGCGGGAAAGTACTACTTCAGGATAAGCTTCAGTCTGGAAGGAACAGGGACAGGGGCTAAAGAAACGCCAATAACTATTCCTGACGGATATAAAGAGCTATCTTCCATCATGATCGTCGGTTCCCCAAAACGCTTGCCTTCAACCAGCCCGTCCCCCGGGAAAGCCGTTGAAGATGACGCAGTACATGACTTCGCCTCCATCGATGTTATGCCTAACTTTCCGGGAGGAATGGATGCATTCTACGCATACGTTTCAAAAAATTATAAATACCCCGAAGAAGCCAGGAAGAACAACATTAAAGGGAGGCTTATTGTAAGTTTCATTGTAGAGAAAGATGGAAGCCTTGAAGATATAAGGCTCTTGCGTGACCTTGGTTACGGAACAGGCGAAGAAGCTATAAGGATGTTGGAAAATACACCAAAATGGAATCCCGGAATGCAGGATGGACACCCGATAAGAGTCCAATACACATTACCGATTTTGGTAAACCTCACACGTGAACAAGCTCTTACCTTCAGGCATAATTCTTTACCGAATGCTCTTTACATAATTGATGGTGTAGAAAAACCTTCCTTTGATCTGCAATCACTAAAGCCGTCAGAAATCCAGTCGATAAGTGTATTAAAAGACAAACAAGCTACAGATAAGTATGGCGATAAAGGGAAAAACGGAGTAATAATTATTACAACGAAGAAAAAAGCGAACTAA
- a CDS encoding MBL fold metallo-hydrolase RNA specificity domain-containing protein yields the protein MTITFHGAARCVTGSKHLLKLDNGTQILLDCGMFQGMGGETDELNGHFGFNPAKVDYLILSHAHIDHCGLIPRMVAEGFKGTIFSTAPTMDLARILLNDSAGIQEQDTEFINDSREKKGLPPLKPLYTEDDVMEAMRLFKIVDYNEDFEIEPRVTLRFTDAGHIIGSAAVHLSILEKGKFTRLTFSGDVGRYEDLLLRSPQSFQQSDYIIIESTYGDSYHKDLEPLEGQLQEIIHQTCKLKGGKLIIPAFSVGRTQELLYALNSLELKGSLPDVPYYVDSPLSEKATQVLKEHPQVYNRDVKEVMAQDSDIFKFKGLKFIQSAGESRSLNDDPRPCVIISSSGMAEAGRVKHHIRNNIGNEKNTILMVGYCEPSSLGGELSRGKKVVSIFGDEYDVRAEVRVIRSMSAHGDCNDLLKFLSCQDPSLVKKVFLVHGEYDVQTKFMQRLNEVGFNEVRIPGQHQMQEL from the coding sequence ATGACAATAACTTTTCATGGAGCCGCCCGTTGTGTAACAGGCAGTAAACACTTGCTAAAACTGGATAACGGAACACAAATACTACTTGATTGCGGAATGTTTCAGGGGATGGGTGGGGAAACTGATGAGTTAAACGGCCATTTTGGTTTTAATCCTGCTAAGGTTGACTATCTTATATTGTCACACGCTCATATTGATCACTGCGGACTCATACCGCGAATGGTAGCAGAAGGATTTAAAGGTACGATTTTCAGCACCGCTCCCACTATGGATCTTGCGAGGATCTTGTTGAATGATTCTGCCGGGATACAGGAGCAGGATACAGAATTTATTAACGACAGCAGGGAGAAGAAAGGTTTGCCGCCGCTTAAACCGCTTTATACAGAAGATGACGTGATGGAGGCAATGCGCTTGTTTAAAATTGTGGATTACAACGAAGACTTTGAAATTGAGCCAAGAGTGACCTTGCGCTTTACAGATGCCGGACATATCATCGGCAGCGCGGCTGTTCATCTTTCAATCCTGGAGAAAGGCAAATTTACCCGGCTTACATTTAGTGGAGACGTTGGCCGGTATGAGGACCTCCTGTTAAGAAGTCCTCAGTCCTTTCAACAGTCTGATTATATAATTATCGAATCTACTTATGGAGATTCTTATCATAAAGATCTGGAGCCACTGGAAGGGCAACTGCAGGAGATCATCCATCAAACGTGTAAATTAAAAGGTGGTAAGCTGATTATTCCGGCTTTTAGCGTTGGCAGGACCCAGGAACTTCTGTATGCCCTCAATTCACTTGAGCTTAAGGGCAGTTTGCCTGATGTTCCGTATTACGTAGACAGCCCGCTTTCAGAAAAGGCGACGCAAGTATTAAAAGAACATCCGCAGGTTTATAACCGGGACGTGAAGGAGGTGATGGCACAGGATAGTGATATATTTAAGTTTAAAGGACTGAAGTTTATTCAGTCAGCAGGTGAATCCCGATCATTGAATGATGATCCTCGTCCCTGTGTGATTATATCGTCATCAGGTATGGCAGAAGCTGGCCGGGTAAAGCATCATATTCGAAATAACATAGGGAATGAAAAGAACACCATTCTGATGGTCGGCTACTGTGAACCGTCGTCTTTAGGAGGTGAGCTAAGCAGAGGAAAGAAAGTGGTCTCTATTTTTGGCGATGAATATGATGTCCGCGCCGAGGTCCGCGTAATCAGATCAATGAGCGCACACGGCGATTGTAACGATCTTCTGAAATTCCTATCCTGCCAGGACCCCTCTCTTGTTAAAAAAGTTTTCCTTGTGCACGGAGAATATGATGTACAAACAAAGTTTATGCAACGACTTAATGAAGTTGGATTCAATGAGGTGCGGATTCCGGGGCAGCATCAGATGCAAGAGCTGTAA